Proteins encoded within one genomic window of Solibaculum mannosilyticum:
- the ade gene encoding adenine deaminase, which translates to MNRQHLIETASGKRQPDLVLKRGKIIQVLTGEILTGDIALCDGIIAGVGCYEGPNAVDLEGKYVSPGFINAHCHVESSMALPEIYCREELRYGVTTVITDPHEIANVAGKAGIQFMLDRSENLPIHYYVQVPSCVPATPFEHAGSILKAEDLAEFLSHPRVTGLGEMMDAKGVVQRRPDVMEKLELFKGKVLDGHLPSAPQEMLQPYAAAGIATDHESVTFGEARDKLRAGMAVLVREGSGSRNLEAIVKGVVEEGLDTAHLAFCTDDKHLLDIHKEGTIRHNIQMAIGLGMTPVTAYQLATINAARIYGLDGIGAIAPGYRADLVILDDLEKVTVRDVYFGGKPVRELCMTPKMPPVQESVRHSVRLPPLDKKSLALPDQEQYPVIQMVENQIITQKTIVSKGEVHGMLEDGRLLKIAVVERHHATGHIGVGLLSRYGLQNGAIATTVAHDSHNLILVGDNDRDMLAAAEELNRVQGGYTLVRGGKVLATLELPIGGLMSEKGLNQLTENIQEMTRIAYSMGVNDKMDPFIALSFLALPVIPEIRITDMGTVEVE; encoded by the coding sequence GTGAACCGACAGCATTTGATCGAAACAGCCTCGGGAAAACGTCAGCCTGATCTTGTGCTCAAACGTGGAAAAATCATTCAGGTGCTCACAGGAGAGATCCTGACGGGAGATATCGCGCTGTGTGACGGTATCATCGCCGGAGTGGGATGTTACGAGGGGCCTAATGCTGTGGATCTAGAGGGGAAGTATGTATCTCCCGGATTTATTAACGCCCACTGCCATGTGGAATCCTCCATGGCGCTGCCGGAAATTTACTGCCGGGAGGAATTGCGCTACGGTGTTACCACCGTCATTACCGATCCCCATGAAATCGCAAATGTGGCAGGAAAAGCTGGCATCCAGTTTATGCTGGACCGTTCGGAAAATCTTCCCATTCATTACTATGTCCAAGTACCTTCCTGCGTACCAGCCACACCCTTTGAACATGCGGGCAGCATCTTAAAAGCGGAGGACTTGGCGGAGTTTTTAAGTCATCCCCGTGTCACAGGTCTGGGGGAGATGATGGATGCAAAAGGGGTGGTACAGCGCCGTCCTGACGTGATGGAAAAACTGGAGTTATTCAAAGGAAAGGTATTGGACGGGCATCTTCCCTCAGCGCCCCAGGAGATGTTACAGCCTTATGCTGCGGCGGGCATTGCAACCGATCATGAGAGCGTCACATTTGGGGAAGCCAGGGATAAACTCCGTGCCGGGATGGCTGTGCTCGTTCGGGAGGGAAGCGGCAGCAGAAATTTAGAGGCTATTGTCAAAGGTGTGGTGGAGGAAGGGCTGGATACCGCACATCTTGCTTTTTGTACTGATGATAAGCATCTGCTGGATATCCATAAGGAAGGGACCATCCGGCATAATATTCAAATGGCCATTGGGCTTGGCATGACCCCTGTGACAGCCTATCAGCTGGCCACCATCAATGCCGCACGCATTTATGGACTGGACGGTATAGGGGCCATAGCTCCCGGATACCGGGCAGATCTGGTGATCCTGGACGATCTGGAAAAGGTAACGGTAAGAGACGTCTACTTTGGAGGCAAGCCCGTCCGAGAGCTATGCATGACGCCTAAAATGCCGCCGGTTCAAGAGAGTGTAAGACATTCAGTCCGTCTGCCGCCTCTGGATAAAAAAAGTCTGGCCTTGCCTGATCAGGAACAATATCCGGTCATCCAAATGGTGGAGAATCAGATTATTACCCAAAAGACGATCGTAAGCAAGGGAGAGGTCCATGGCATGTTAGAGGATGGGAGGCTTCTAAAAATTGCAGTGGTAGAGCGTCATCACGCCACAGGACATATTGGAGTAGGGCTTCTCAGCCGGTATGGACTGCAAAACGGGGCCATTGCCACAACGGTGGCCCACGATTCCCACAACTTGATTTTGGTTGGGGACAACGACAGGGATATGTTGGCTGCAGCCGAAGAGTTAAACCGGGTTCAAGGAGGCTATACTCTGGTGCGCGGGGGAAAGGTACTGGCAACGCTGGAACTTCCCATAGGGGGACTGATGTCTGAAAAAGGACTCAATCAACTGACGGAAAACATCCAGGAGATGACCCGTATAGCGTATTCTATGGGCGTCAATGACAAGATGGATCCTTTTATCGCCTTGAGCTTTTTGGCATTGCCAGTAATTCCAGAGATCCGGATTACCGATATGGGGACGGTAGAGGTGGAATAG
- a CDS encoding nitrite/sulfite reductase, producing MTDYKERFAGDSEQFEQAAKAFFGGEMSKQDYKGISGGFGSYAEKGGASGMLRLRMTAGRVSKQRLAFLVNTMEKYQVPFAKLTTCETIQLHRLKGELIPQIYEEALEAGIFCRGGGGDFPRNVMASPLSGVQVGEAFDIMPYAQAAGDYLLGLIGQVKLPRKLKVAFSNGVGNETHATFRDLGFIAGADGTFTVYSAGGLGSNPKMGLKVAEGVEPHQILYYIKAMVDTFVAHGNYTVRSKARTRYMQDTLGKEGYVKAYQQNAKAALAAGGLDIEPKTVPVTKQGKGELKETRVVAQKQPGLFSVWYHPLGGKLEVKSLRILANAIQDMEDVELRIAPDETLYIINCTADEARKVLEATADGAKNRFECSVACIGGTVCQQGIGDSQALYAACVEAVRQAGIADGALPQVHISGCPSSCGTHQIGAIGFRGGMKPVDGVAKPIFTLHVGGSDAMGNEVFGEDWGAILAQDIPAFLVQLGKMVQETGEGYDAWQSNHIQEMRDLAQEYLL from the coding sequence ATGACAGATTATAAAGAGAGATTTGCCGGGGATTCGGAACAGTTTGAACAAGCGGCCAAAGCTTTTTTTGGCGGAGAGATGTCCAAACAGGACTATAAAGGCATTTCCGGCGGATTCGGCAGTTATGCGGAAAAGGGAGGAGCCAGCGGCATGCTGCGTCTGCGCATGACGGCAGGACGCGTCTCCAAGCAGAGACTTGCATTCTTGGTGAACACAATGGAAAAATACCAAGTCCCCTTTGCCAAATTGACTACTTGTGAAACCATCCAATTGCATCGTCTCAAGGGAGAACTCATCCCTCAAATTTACGAAGAAGCGTTGGAAGCGGGCATCTTCTGCCGGGGCGGCGGAGGAGATTTCCCCCGCAACGTTATGGCATCGCCGCTGTCCGGCGTACAAGTGGGAGAAGCCTTTGACATCATGCCGTATGCCCAGGCGGCGGGGGATTATCTGCTGGGCTTGATCGGACAAGTCAAACTGCCTCGTAAACTCAAGGTGGCTTTTTCCAATGGCGTAGGGAATGAGACCCATGCGACATTCCGGGATCTGGGTTTTATCGCCGGAGCAGACGGCACCTTTACAGTGTACAGTGCTGGGGGCCTCGGATCCAATCCCAAGATGGGGCTCAAAGTGGCCGAAGGTGTCGAGCCCCATCAGATTTTATACTATATCAAGGCCATGGTGGATACCTTTGTGGCCCATGGCAATTATACCGTCCGTTCCAAGGCGCGTACCCGCTATATGCAGGATACCCTGGGAAAGGAAGGGTATGTGAAGGCTTATCAGCAGAATGCCAAAGCTGCATTGGCGGCCGGCGGTTTGGACATTGAACCCAAGACGGTCCCTGTCACCAAACAGGGAAAAGGGGAGCTGAAGGAGACTCGTGTGGTGGCCCAGAAGCAGCCGGGACTGTTCTCGGTTTGGTACCATCCCCTGGGAGGAAAGCTGGAAGTGAAGTCCCTGAGGATCTTAGCCAACGCTATCCAAGATATGGAGGATGTAGAACTGCGCATTGCACCCGATGAGACGCTGTATATCATCAACTGCACTGCCGACGAAGCCCGCAAGGTTCTGGAGGCCACGGCAGACGGTGCGAAAAATAGATTTGAATGCTCGGTAGCCTGCATTGGCGGAACAGTATGCCAACAGGGGATTGGGGATTCTCAGGCGTTGTACGCCGCTTGTGTGGAAGCCGTCCGTCAAGCCGGCATTGCTGACGGCGCATTGCCTCAAGTCCATATTTCGGGATGTCCCTCTTCTTGCGGTACCCATCAGATCGGCGCCATCGGTTTCCGCGGCGGTATGAAACCGGTGGACGGGGTGGCAAAACCTATTTTTACTCTGCATGTGGGCGGATCGGATGCCATGGGCAACGAAGTATTTGGAGAAGATTGGGGTGCCATCTTGGCTCAAGATATTCCGGCATTCTTGGTACAGTTGGGGAAAATGGTACAGGAGACGGGAGAAGGTTACGATGCATGGCAGTCCAATCACATCCAGGAGATGCGGGATTTGGCACAGGAATACCTACTGTAA
- a CDS encoding carbohydrate-binding protein codes for MRKATQKALSMALCLSFLATSAIPAVTASAEEGQPKAKLYAVANSHLDTAWNWTLETSIKSYIPNSFRDNFSLLDKYPNFVMNFEGAYRYELLKQYYPDMFEQLKPYVESGRWYPSGAVYENGDVNVPSPEALMRNILYGNKFFEDELGVVDTDITLPDCFGYGYALPSISAHMGLISFSGNKLKWSNDNWLPFDLGNWVGPDGSSLVAQLNCESYLSDFPSNINTGSTGLDWLDKIQSQYTGLTENDTARRLKFYGTGDSGGSVGESKVRSLEEAIARNGTPDALFEVISATNAQMAEEMTEDEKAALESYQGELQLRWHGNGTWTGQALQKYLNRKSELLADKTERSASAAAWLGVNNYPAEKLKAAWKRVVALQHHDVLPGTSIAEVYEQATNDYIIALNQFAEEYETAAGGIASTMDTRVAEGVPVVVNNPVSEDRNEPVEAEVTMEEATQYVRVYDASGKEVPSQVLSTDGNKVKVLFLGAAPSNGYSVYNVKASDSPCDMETGLSITNNTLENNRYKVEINENGDISSIYDKENDKEILEAPITLQQFGNHVSNYGAWEISLDDWEKGVTSEVGNDNLKVTIEENGPVRVALKVERTHRASSFAQTIELSIGDTEDRVDVDNEVMYGERSSYMKAAFPVTVSNENATWDLGLGTIERDTDDEYQYEMVGQQWADLTDEDGSYGVTIMNDSKYGWDKPDDNTLRLTLFHVPEKERNSSKADRRDFGDNRFTYSIMGHTGDWREGKSQYMAQNLNQPMTAVQTTSHAGTMGSEFSFASLNTDQAMIKAIKKAEDTDEIIVRVYELYGQDAEGVTLSMGDGIESFRETNGYETSVSDSTAKLVDGKLVFDMGAYTPKTFAVKLKDKDTSAVTPTYQSIDLNSQFNKDIISFDSNRSDGGFGENGYTFPGELMPESITTGGVTFQLGSSEDGKNNAIEAAGQTIALPEGTTKVHLLAGSQGDDADFTIKVGDQDQVISVQNMWNYVGEWDQYCLNRYGGIKRDAIGLLVDHTHKPSEDRYNDHGYLFDYTIDIPEGVTSITLPEDSNLIVAAATAQTNETYDSFITSPLYPEKEEAAVHTLSVEGVDADLVTGIGEYRTGNPVSINYKGEAADVTWIGSNGTTYEGASIQINMPDEDLTLTPVITPFESEDLAKGKTVKASGETKASEAASMAVDGDDTTKWCDTTSGNKWLEVELGEPMVIDTYVLKNAGFGGETEAWNTADWQIQVKDEDGNWVTVDQVSENPLDSYTGKIRPVYTQYIRLYITAPTRQPTGNSAARIYGFELYQQGDYEGQVVVSNPTLQMGKGGQNVKVTLPAYSDKEGNKVTISAVVKDEKGQIKLDKKQDVALGSNGWDTYTQYVDLYDAVGGIAKTDTLELVILNAEGEEISDVMTVENLGDITFADPFQRLEAEDYSTWSGGNLKVENSITSEGETIRNIGGTYPNAWIAYQNMDFGTGANMLSIRYANNSGRCKSDAKIEVRLGSEDGKLVGTIDIPATGSDWSIYGTATGKLDETITGVQDVYLVMRGTTPDSNPYIANFDYFQFNYERDAFSTIENEDYDEWSGGGLKTEAGDNGTVLAGTYNNAWVKFDNVNFGDGAKAASIRYCAAESRCAADSRVEIRLDSVDGPLAGTIQTPPTASGWGTFTTVEGGLDQTVSGVHDVYFVMKGATDSSHPYIGNFNNFTFIEGQAVEKQVQRVEFEDYADWKDSAMKTEAGGTGTVVANTYPNDWLHYTVDVGNNSMTEITVNYSNNSGRCKTDAKVEVRLGAPDGELIGTVQTPPTASSWGTFGTASTVLSKPITGKQDIYLVLVGTTPDSNPYIGNFDYFELKGEEIPETPASVGVEFEDYADWKDSAMKTEAGGTGTVVANTYPGDWLHYTVDLGNNSMDEVAINYSNNSNRCKTDAYVEVRLGSPDGELVGTVQTPPTASSWGTFGTATASLNKTLTGKQEIYLVLKGTTPDGNPYIGNFDYFELKGVKNPDVSIDSVGDVEGKTVPYGTAFEDLDLPETVNVALSDGSNREVEVQWQQGDYDANTAGTYTLNGTLVLTEGILNPQELSASIQVTVEEKVQTDEFSIDFEKDYYQVNEEMTVTVVTPKDVNNIQVVNERGNAISTLKLSSIFDGQKKIWTMTIKVGSTGNRTFGLKAYQNGAWVMTNVTDQVTVGNMPIDTEVKPFIYKADFSATGAKVNETFTATVVTSTSIDKLAIVNERGKYVSFKQVGYKDQGDKRTWTVELSVGSAGFRILSFKAADVNGNWLSQTAECSIKITK; via the coding sequence ATGAGAAAGGCAACGCAAAAAGCTCTTTCCATGGCGTTATGCCTGTCGTTTTTGGCGACATCGGCCATTCCCGCGGTGACAGCTTCGGCCGAAGAGGGACAACCCAAAGCAAAGCTGTACGCCGTAGCCAACTCCCATCTGGATACCGCCTGGAACTGGACTCTGGAAACTTCCATCAAAAGCTATATTCCCAACTCGTTCCGGGATAACTTCAGTCTGTTGGATAAGTACCCCAACTTCGTCATGAATTTTGAAGGAGCGTACCGCTACGAGTTATTGAAGCAGTACTATCCAGATATGTTTGAGCAGTTAAAACCATATGTAGAGTCAGGCAGATGGTATCCTTCTGGCGCTGTATATGAAAACGGTGATGTCAATGTGCCGTCCCCGGAGGCGCTGATGCGCAACATCCTCTACGGCAACAAGTTCTTTGAGGATGAACTCGGCGTGGTGGATACCGACATCACCCTGCCCGACTGCTTTGGTTATGGCTATGCCCTACCCTCTATTTCGGCGCACATGGGCCTGATCAGCTTCTCGGGCAACAAGCTCAAGTGGAGCAACGACAACTGGCTGCCCTTTGACCTGGGCAACTGGGTGGGCCCCGACGGATCCAGTCTGGTGGCCCAGCTCAACTGCGAAAGCTATTTGAGCGATTTCCCCAGCAATATCAACACCGGTTCCACCGGTTTGGACTGGCTGGATAAGATCCAGTCACAGTATACAGGTCTGACCGAAAACGACACCGCCCGCCGCCTGAAATTCTATGGCACCGGCGATTCCGGCGGAAGCGTCGGCGAGAGCAAGGTTCGGTCTCTGGAGGAAGCTATCGCGAGAAACGGTACTCCTGACGCTCTGTTTGAAGTGATCAGCGCCACCAATGCCCAGATGGCGGAGGAGATGACTGAGGACGAAAAGGCGGCGTTGGAGAGCTACCAGGGCGAGTTGCAGCTAAGATGGCACGGCAACGGTACCTGGACCGGCCAAGCCCTTCAGAAATACTTAAACCGCAAGAGCGAACTGTTGGCCGATAAGACGGAGCGTTCGGCATCGGCAGCTGCGTGGCTGGGAGTCAACAATTACCCGGCTGAGAAGCTGAAGGCCGCCTGGAAACGAGTTGTTGCCCTGCAGCATCACGACGTGCTTCCGGGAACATCCATAGCAGAGGTCTATGAACAAGCTACCAATGATTATATTATCGCCCTTAACCAGTTCGCGGAGGAGTATGAGACAGCGGCCGGCGGCATCGCCTCTACCATGGACACAAGAGTGGCCGAGGGTGTGCCGGTTGTGGTCAACAACCCGGTTTCCGAGGACCGCAACGAGCCGGTAGAAGCCGAAGTTACGATGGAAGAAGCCACACAGTATGTCCGTGTCTACGATGCCTCCGGCAAAGAAGTGCCCTCCCAGGTTCTGTCCACCGACGGCAACAAGGTCAAGGTTCTGTTCCTGGGCGCCGCTCCTTCCAATGGCTACAGCGTCTATAATGTAAAGGCCTCCGACTCTCCCTGCGACATGGAGACCGGCCTTTCCATCACCAACAATACCCTGGAGAACAACCGCTATAAAGTGGAAATCAACGAAAATGGCGATATCTCCAGCATCTACGATAAGGAAAACGACAAAGAGATTCTGGAAGCTCCCATTACTCTGCAGCAGTTCGGCAACCATGTTTCCAACTACGGCGCATGGGAGATCAGCTTGGACGACTGGGAAAAGGGCGTCACCTCCGAAGTGGGCAACGACAATTTGAAGGTGACCATCGAGGAGAACGGTCCGGTCCGCGTTGCTTTGAAGGTGGAACGTACCCACCGCGCTTCCAGCTTTGCCCAGACCATTGAACTGTCCATCGGCGACACTGAGGACCGTGTGGATGTGGACAATGAAGTCATGTACGGCGAACGTTCTTCCTATATGAAGGCAGCATTCCCAGTGACCGTCTCCAATGAAAACGCCACTTGGGATCTGGGTCTCGGCACCATCGAGCGCGACACCGATGACGAATATCAGTACGAGATGGTGGGCCAGCAGTGGGCCGATCTCACCGATGAGGACGGTTCTTACGGCGTCACCATTATGAACGACAGCAAGTACGGTTGGGATAAGCCGGATGACAATACCTTGCGCCTCACCCTGTTCCACGTTCCGGAAAAAGAGCGCAATAGTTCCAAGGCCGACCGCCGCGATTTCGGCGACAACCGCTTTACCTATTCCATCATGGGCCACACCGGCGACTGGAGAGAAGGTAAGTCCCAGTACATGGCTCAGAACCTCAACCAGCCCATGACGGCAGTACAAACCACCTCCCACGCCGGCACTATGGGCAGTGAATTCTCCTTTGCCAGCCTCAACACCGATCAAGCTATGATCAAGGCCATTAAGAAGGCGGAGGATACCGATGAGATCATCGTCCGTGTCTATGAGCTGTACGGCCAGGATGCCGAAGGCGTCACCTTGAGTATGGGCGACGGGATCGAGAGCTTCCGGGAGACCAATGGTTATGAAACCAGTGTATCCGACTCCACTGCGAAATTGGTGGACGGCAAATTGGTATTTGACATGGGCGCTTATACGCCTAAGACCTTTGCCGTTAAACTGAAGGATAAGGATACTTCAGCTGTTACCCCCACTTATCAGTCTATCGACCTGAACTCTCAGTTCAATAAAGACATTATCAGTTTTGACTCCAATCGTTCAGATGGAGGATTTGGTGAAAATGGTTACACCTTCCCGGGCGAACTGATGCCCGAAAGCATCACTACCGGCGGCGTGACCTTCCAGTTGGGCTCCAGTGAGGACGGCAAGAACAATGCCATCGAAGCAGCTGGTCAGACCATCGCTTTGCCGGAAGGCACCACGAAGGTCCATCTGCTGGCCGGTTCCCAGGGAGACGATGCTGACTTCACCATCAAGGTGGGCGATCAGGATCAGGTCATCAGCGTTCAGAACATGTGGAACTATGTAGGCGAATGGGATCAGTACTGCCTGAACCGGTACGGCGGCATCAAGAGAGACGCCATCGGCCTGTTGGTGGATCATACCCATAAGCCTTCCGAAGACCGCTACAACGATCACGGCTACCTGTTCGACTACACCATCGATATCCCCGAAGGCGTGACCAGCATCACTCTGCCGGAGGATTCCAATCTGATCGTGGCGGCCGCCACCGCTCAGACCAATGAGACCTATGATTCCTTTATCACCAGCCCCCTGTATCCTGAGAAGGAAGAGGCTGCCGTCCATACCCTGAGTGTAGAAGGGGTGGATGCTGACCTGGTTACCGGCATTGGCGAATACCGCACCGGCAACCCTGTAAGCATCAACTACAAAGGTGAAGCGGCCGACGTCACTTGGATCGGTTCCAACGGAACTACTTATGAAGGCGCTTCCATTCAGATCAATATGCCCGATGAAGATTTGACCTTGACCCCGGTGATCACCCCGTTTGAATCGGAAGATCTGGCCAAGGGCAAGACGGTCAAAGCCAGCGGCGAAACCAAGGCAAGTGAAGCGGCGTCTATGGCCGTGGACGGTGATGACACCACCAAGTGGTGCGATACCACCAGTGGCAATAAGTGGCTGGAAGTCGAATTGGGCGAACCCATGGTCATCGACACCTATGTCCTGAAGAATGCCGGATTCGGAGGAGAAACAGAAGCTTGGAATACCGCCGACTGGCAGATTCAAGTTAAGGATGAGGATGGAAACTGGGTGACAGTGGACCAAGTCAGCGAGAATCCCCTGGACAGCTATACCGGCAAGATCCGTCCTGTCTACACCCAGTATATCCGCCTCTATATTACAGCTCCTACCCGCCAGCCCACCGGCAACAGTGCCGCACGTATCTATGGCTTTGAGCTGTATCAGCAGGGCGATTATGAGGGACAAGTGGTAGTGTCCAACCCCACCCTCCAGATGGGCAAAGGCGGCCAGAACGTCAAAGTGACGTTACCGGCCTACAGCGACAAAGAAGGAAACAAAGTCACGATCTCGGCCGTAGTCAAGGACGAAAAGGGCCAGATCAAACTGGATAAAAAACAAGATGTGGCTTTGGGATCCAACGGCTGGGATACTTATACCCAGTATGTGGATTTGTATGATGCCGTGGGCGGCATCGCAAAGACCGATACCCTGGAATTGGTCATCTTAAACGCCGAAGGGGAAGAGATCTCCGATGTCATGACTGTTGAGAATCTGGGAGACATCACTTTTGCCGATCCCTTCCAGCGCCTGGAGGCCGAGGACTACAGCACTTGGTCCGGTGGCAATTTGAAGGTTGAGAATTCCATTACCAGTGAAGGGGAGACCATCCGCAACATCGGCGGGACCTATCCAAACGCCTGGATTGCCTACCAGAATATGGACTTTGGCACCGGCGCCAATATGTTGTCCATCCGCTACGCAAACAATTCCGGCCGCTGCAAGAGCGATGCTAAGATCGAAGTACGCCTCGGATCGGAAGACGGCAAATTGGTGGGGACCATCGATATCCCCGCCACCGGCAGCGATTGGAGCATTTACGGTACTGCCACGGGTAAACTGGATGAAACTATCACAGGCGTCCAGGATGTTTATCTGGTGATGCGCGGTACCACGCCGGATTCCAATCCCTATATCGCAAACTTCGACTACTTCCAGTTCAATTACGAGAGAGACGCCTTCTCCACCATCGAGAATGAAGATTATGACGAGTGGTCGGGCGGCGGCCTCAAGACTGAGGCTGGAGACAATGGTACTGTCCTGGCCGGCACTTACAATAACGCCTGGGTCAAATTTGACAATGTAAACTTTGGCGATGGTGCAAAAGCTGCCTCCATCCGTTACTGTGCGGCAGAGAGCCGCTGTGCAGCCGACTCCCGTGTGGAGATCCGTTTGGATTCTGTGGACGGTCCTCTGGCCGGTACCATCCAGACGCCTCCCACCGCCAGTGGATGGGGTACCTTCACCACTGTGGAAGGCGGCTTGGATCAGACTGTATCCGGCGTACACGACGTCTACTTCGTCATGAAGGGCGCCACTGATAGTTCACATCCCTACATCGGCAACTTCAACAACTTTACCTTCATTGAAGGCCAAGCGGTCGAAAAACAAGTTCAGCGTGTAGAATTTGAGGACTATGCCGACTGGAAAGATAGCGCTATGAAGACCGAAGCCGGCGGTACCGGCACTGTGGTGGCCAATACCTATCCCAACGACTGGCTGCATTATACCGTAGACGTGGGCAACAACTCCATGACTGAGATTACCGTCAACTACTCCAACAACTCGGGACGCTGCAAAACCGACGCAAAGGTAGAAGTCCGACTGGGAGCTCCCGACGGCGAATTGATCGGCACCGTCCAGACACCGCCGACCGCCAGTTCATGGGGAACCTTCGGCACTGCCAGTACAGTGCTGTCGAAACCCATCACCGGAAAACAGGATATCTATCTAGTGCTCGTGGGAACTACTCCCGACAGCAATCCTTATATCGGTAATTTCGACTACTTTGAATTGAAGGGTGAAGAGATTCCCGAGACACCTGCTTCTGTCGGCGTAGAGTTCGAGGATTATGCCGATTGGAAAGACAGCGCCATGAAGACCGAAGCCGGTGGTACCGGTACTGTAGTGGCCAACACCTATCCGGGCGACTGGCTGCATTACACCGTGGACCTTGGAAACAACTCCATGGACGAAGTAGCCATCAACTACAGCAATAACTCGAACCGCTGCAAGACCGACGCCTATGTGGAAGTCCGTCTCGGCTCCCCCGACGGAGAATTGGTGGGCACCGTCCAGACACCGCCGACCGCCAGTTCCTGGGGAACCTTCGGCACTGCTACAGCATCCCTTAACAAGACCCTCACCGGCAAGCAGGAAATCTACCTGGTGCTGAAGGGTACCACCCCCGACGGCAACCCCTACATCGGCAACTTCGACTACTTCGAGCTGAAGGGTGTTAAGAATCCCGACGTCTCCATCGACTCGGTCGGCGATGTGGAAGGCAAGACCGTACCTTACGGAACCGCTTTTGAAGATCTGGATCTGCCTGAGACCGTCAATGTTGCTTTGAGCGACGGCTCCAATAGGGAAGTGGAAGTCCAGTGGCAGCAAGGCGATTATGATGCGAATACTGCTGGAACCTATACCTTGAACGGTACTCTGGTCTTGACGGAAGGCATCCTCAATCCGCAGGAACTGTCTGCTTCCATCCAGGTCACCGTGGAGGAGAAAGTACAGACCGATGAATTCAGCATTGACTTTGAGAAGGATTACTATCAAGTCAATGAAGAGATGACGGTCACAGTGGTCACCCCCAAGGATGTCAACAACATCCAGGTGGTCAATGAACGCGGCAATGCCATCTCGACGCTGAAGCTTTCCAGCATATTCGACGGCCAAAAGAAGATCTGGACCATGACCATCAAGGTAGGAAGCACAGGCAATCGTACCTTTGGCCTGAAGGCATATCAAAACGGCGCATGGGTTATGACCAATGTGACGGATCAGGTGACGGTTGGCAATATGCCCATCGACACAGAGGTAAAACCCTTCATCTACAAGGCTGATTTCTCGGCAACAGGGGCAAAGGTAAACGAGACCTTTACTGCGACGGTTGTGACCAGTACGTCCATTGATAAGCTGGCAATTGTCAACGAAAGAGGCAAATACGTCAGCTTCAAGCAGGTGGGCTATAAGGATCAAGGAGACAAGCGCACTTGGACAGTGGAACTGTCGGTAGGCAGTGCTGGATTCCGTATCCTCAGCTTCAAGGCTGCAGATGTTAACGGCAACTGGCTGTCCCAGACCGCTGAGTGTAGCATTAAGATTACCAAATAA
- a CDS encoding zinc ribbon domain-containing protein, with amino-acid sequence METKNVLFGLRKQHNLTQDEMAHRLLVTRQAVSRWETGETIPSVDTLKLISREFNISVNTLLGTPSQLICQSCGMPMEDDSLISREANGDMNEQYCKWCYADGDFLSHCTMEEMVEQCIPHMGWEDERQARQYLQNKLKSLSRWKQEE; translated from the coding sequence GTGGAGACTAAAAATGTATTGTTCGGACTGCGGAAACAACATAATCTGACACAAGATGAAATGGCTCATCGCTTGTTGGTGACGCGTCAGGCTGTCAGCCGGTGGGAGACGGGGGAGACCATTCCAAGCGTAGATACTTTAAAACTCATATCCAGGGAATTTAATATCTCGGTCAATACCCTGTTGGGAACACCGAGCCAACTGATTTGCCAAAGCTGCGGAATGCCCATGGAGGACGACAGTTTGATTAGCCGTGAAGCCAACGGGGACATGAATGAACAGTACTGTAAATGGTGTTATGCCGACGGGGATTTTCTCAGCCATTGTACCATGGAGGAAATGGTTGAACAGTGCATCCCACACATGGGTTGGGAAGATGAACGACAAGCCAGGCAATATCTGCAAAACAAGCTGAAAAGTTTAAGCCGATGGAAGCAGGAGGAATAA